The following coding sequences lie in one Cucurbita pepo subsp. pepo cultivar mu-cu-16 unplaced genomic scaffold, ASM280686v2 Cp4.1_scaffold004142, whole genome shotgun sequence genomic window:
- the LOC111787017 gene encoding two-component response regulator-like APRR1: MDCKELNLNEDCGACGSGVKNGGDAFIDRSKVRILLCDNDSKSSEEVFKLLLKCSYQVISVSSARQVIDALNAEGPEIDIILSEVDLPMAKGMKMLKYITRDKELRRIPVISKFWLTADSSHC, translated from the exons ATGGATTGCAAGGAGCTCAATTTGAACGAAGATTGTGGTGCCTGTGGTAGCGGGGTAAAAAATGGAGGAGATGCGTTTATAGACAGGAGCAAAGTGAGGATTTTGCTGTGCGATAATGATTCAAAAAGTTCAGAAGAGGTTTTCAAGcttcttttgaaatgttcCTACCAGG TCATTTCCGTGAGCTCAGCTAGACAGGTCATCGATGCTTTGAATGCGGAGGGACCTGAAATTGATATTATACTCTCAGAAGTTGACCTGCCGATGGCCAAAGGTATGAAAATGTTGAAGTATATCACCCGGGATAAAGAGCTCCGGCGCATTCCTGTTATCAGTAAGTTCTGGTTAACTGCCGATTCATCACACTgttaa